One genomic window of Glycine soja cultivar W05 chromosome 9, ASM419377v2, whole genome shotgun sequence includes the following:
- the LOC114368096 gene encoding uncharacterized protein LOC114368096 — protein MEECKPTATPMNQKEKFCKEDEAKRVDERLYKSLIRCLMYLIATRPDIMYAMSLLSRYMHCASEIHFQAAKRILRYVKGTIDYGIRFSQVKSFNLLGYSDSDWAGCVDDKRSTSVFHGRTKHFKIKFFFLREVQKDGEVQLVHCRIEYHNADILTKALPKNIFEFFRKRLGICSFSVKEEC, from the exons ATGGAAGAGTGCAAACCAACTGCAACTCCAATGAATCAAAAGGAAAAGTTTTGCAAAGAAGATGAAGCTAAAAGGGTTGATGAAAGGTTGTACAAAAGCTTAATAAGGTGTTTGATGTATTTGATAGCAACCAGACCAGATATTATGTATGCTATGAGTTTACTATCAAGGTACATGCATTGTGCTAGTGAAATTCACTTTCAAGCAGCAAAAAGAATCCTTAGATATGTTAAAGGCACAATTGATTATGGAATAAGGTTCAGTCAAGTTAAAAGTTTCAATCTTCTTGGTTATTCTGATAGTGATTGGGCAGGATGTGTTGATGATAAGAGGAGCACTTCTG TGTTCCATGGAAGAACAAAAcacttcaagatcaagttttTCTTTCTAAGAGAAGTTCAGAAGGATGGAGAAGTGCAACTTGTTCATTGTAGAATAGAATATCATAATGCTGACATTCTAACAAAGGCACTtcctaaaaacatatttgagtTCTTCAGGAAAAGACTTGGAATATGCAGCTTCAGTgtcaaggaggagtgttga